GAAGGCTACGGAAGAAAAGGTAAAAATAAAGATTATTGAGACTGCAGGAATTAACTGCTGTGTTGCAGCCTGCGACGGGCAGAAAGTGCACGATAAAATTGCAGATGCTTTCCGCAAAAACAGGATTGTTGAGCTTTCTTTTGCAGAAACCAATGAACTTACTCCTGCCTTCTTAAATTCGGCTGTGGGGCAGCTTTATGGGACCTTCCAGGCTGAGATCATTGAAAAAAGCCTTTCTTTTACTGACCTTGACCACGAAGATGAGATCGTCCTTAAGAGGGTAATGGAGCGGGCAAAAGTCTATTTTGAACATGCATATTCCTGCAGGAAAGCACTCAGGGATGTGATCGGGGGCGAAGATGCCTAAGAGTGTCCACCGCGCAACGGTCTATCCTGTAAGGCGCAGTGCGAGGCTCCGCCCCGGTAAAACCCTGCCTGTAAAACCAGGTCCTGCTCCTATCCATTCAATAGAGACCTATGACTTTCCTGAAGAAAGGAGTTATTTCTTTGATACTAATATCTGGCTCTATATCTACGGTCCTATAGGCTGGCCTGACCAGAAGTCGGCTGTCTATTCCAGGGCTCTAAGGGAAATCAGGAATTCAAACGGCACGATTTATATTAACTGCATGATTATCTCGGAGTTCATCAATGCCTTTTCGAGAATTGAGTTCAAACAGCAGACCACTCACTCAAGGTATAAGGATTTCAGGAACTCCATCGGCTTCCGCCCGGTTGCCGAAGATATCGCCTCAAACGTGAAAAAGATCCTCAGAAATACTCTCGCCTGTGATAATGATTTAAAAGTAATAGACCTGCCTGAAATTATGAGCTTTTTCGAGCAGGGGAAATATGATTTTAATGACCTCGTTTTTGCAGAGATCTGCCGTTCAGGGGAAATGGTTTTTGTAACACATGATAAGGATTTCAGCGAACTTGGGGTCGAGATTTTGACTGCAAATGAAAAGCTGCTGCGAAGGTGAGCAGGAAATCAGGCTTTTTGGCGACTTTTTCGGTTTGGCTTGAAGGGTAAGGAGAGTAGATTCCTCATTTTTCTTTTTCAGCTTCAGCCTCAAGGTACAGTTCAATTGCTTCTTTTATTCTCCTGTTTAACTCGTCGAGTGTTTCTGCCTGCGTATGACATCCCGGAAGTTCAGGTACAGAAGCTACGTAAATTCCATCTTCGTCCTGTTCGATAACAACAGTAAATTCTCTCACTGACTGGCCTCGTCTTTCAGATACAAATCATATTCCAATGATTTGATTTATAGCTGTGTTTACTTCTTCGTTTATTCTTTGCAGGTCTGCTTTCCGGAAGAGGATCTAAAATTCATAAATTAATCACAATATGTTCGTGCTTATTCAAGCATGTTCATCACATATTCATTACATGTTCATTCTGGTAGGTTTGGAGTGTTTGTCCCCTTTATGTCCCCGGAAGTGTGCCTAATTTGCTGTAAATTTGAAGTCAAGTTTTTGTGTATTATGGGAAAATTGATCTCCCGATATGCAATTTTCTACCAAATAACTTCTGAGATTTGTGATTTTACAGAACTTATGTTACACTGTCCTTTGTCCCATTTACAAAGTATTTTCTTTTTCAACTGTAGTCCCCGATAGAATATATGCTGTTCCTTTTCCTGTAGTGCCAATTTGTTCAAATATTTTTAAAGAAACTAGTTCTGCAAGGTCTCTTGAAGCCGTTCTCTTAGTTATATTGGATATTTCCTGATATTCTTTATTGGTAATCTTTCCCTTCTCTTTTACATAGAACACAGCCTTAATTTGCCTTTCATTTAGCCCAAGCCCTTTAAGATAGTCTTCGTTAAAAATTCCTTTCCTGAATATTACGCGGAAACCCTGATACTCTTCAAAAACAGGCTCAGGAACATCTGCTCCCTTACAGTAATTTATTATCTTTTCAATGCCGCTGCCCCACTGTTCAATTATTTTGGTATCAAAAAAGACTTCTGCTATTCCTTTGTTCCTCAATTTCGAAGCATGAGGCTTGAAAAGCTCTTACAGTGTAAGCCCAGGAGGTAATCCACCCGGACTCCAGACTATCAGTTCGTTGTCATAAATCCGGATTTCGATTTGGGACATAATTGTGTAATCCCTGTGGCAGACTGCATTTACAACCGCCTCCCTGACTGCTTCTAATGGGTAGTCCCAGACCTCTTCCCTTTCGGGCCTGCCGGTCATAACAAATGAGGGTCTAAAGTGAAGTGGAACATGAGATAAAATATTTTCATGCACACTATTAAAAAAAGAGTGTTTTAGGTATAAGTTGATTAGCTTTTTAAGAAGTCCATTACTTCCTTCTCGGACTTTCTATATCGAGAGACAGGAGGTTTGGATTTTTCATTTTTTTCAAATAAGGAATGTAACTTATTAATGGCAACAGGGTCTGATATATGTAAAGAGTTCTGTTCCAGATATCTTGAAGCCATATTAACCAATCCATTTAATTTTGTGCTTATTACTTTTGAGTGTGTTAATTATACTCGCTTCCAAACAACGTTTTTAGTATAATTGTCCGGTCTATATCCTTCTCACTACACTATAGTATAGTTATAAATCCATATTAATTTATCTTATCCAATCACTCAGTATTTAAATATTTAACTAATTGAATCCTTTCTACTTCATCCTCTTGAACTTCGGACTGTAATTCTATGAAGCCATTATTTTTGTAAAAACGCACAATGTAGTCAGCTTCTTTATTTGCTTCGAGCCAGACTATGTTTCCTCCCAGCATTTCCATACATTCATAAACAATATTGACAGCTTCATCGAGCAGGTATTTTCCTTTAAAATTATATTTAAACATGTCATTTTTGCCTAACTGGGCAATGAAATAAGAGGGGATGCCATCCTGGTCCCTTAACAGATTCATATCCTTTTTTTGCTTTCGGGTTAATTTGTCCTGATTTACAGTCAATATTTTCAAAGCCAGAGCAAAGAACCCAAGAATATAGAAGTTTTCATCATTACTGTTTTTTCTATCAAGTATGAGATAAGACCTGCAAATTGATCTGTCATCAAATATTTCCATTTTATTTCGGATAAAATCCTGTATATCGGAGTCTTTTGAACAAAAGAAACTGTTTAATGTTTTTTTCGCTTTTTCTTCGTCGCTGTATTGTATGAATTTATTATAAGGGACAACAATCGGGTCGAGTTCTAAGTCAAAAGAGACAAAATAGTCCTTTATGCTTATAAGATAATCAATATCCTCCAGCTGGCCCTTTTCAGGTGGATATTTACTTAAAAAGTCCTTTCCTTTTGAGCTGATTGAAATAAACCCTTCAGGATCTGATTGAATAAATCGAATCAATTTCAGGTACTTAAAAACCCAGTAGATTTCATTTTTAAACTCAAGGATTTTTGGCTTTAAATTTTCTTGATGAAAATCGTTTATTATCTTGAAGTCATCAATAAGTGTCTTCTAAAGATCAGAATAAGTACATTTTTCACATCGGTAGAGGTACTTGACTGCCTGACTAAGAACATTTTCAAAACAAGGCAGATTTGTTTTCTCACCCAAAGATATCAGATCCTGAAAAATAATGACTTCAGGTATACTGTATTAATTCTTATTATATTTTCCCTGCAAGTTTCTCAATGGTTGATAGTAATTCTACCAAATATATCACTTTTTTATTATATTTCCAGCACGCACTGCTCCTTTTTCCTTCACCTACCTTTTATTAGTTTTCAGTCCTGCACCAAACTAACCCTCTACAAAATCTCCAAACCATGAAATCTTCAAACCGGGCCCTGGGATGGAAAAATTCTTGATAGGACCGGGAATAAGTGGGGCGCCTTATTAATTATATTCAGGAGGGGGTTCTGTAGTTTACTGAATATTTCTGTTGAGAAACTGGGTGATATGAGGGAGGTCTTGATGCGCTTTCAGGGATCAGGGGGTTTGAGGATGCAGGAGAGGAGAATTTAGCGGTATTTTCTTACTTTGGTTTTAGTGGAAGATTATATTTTGATTGAAATGGAGAAACTCGCTTCTTTACTTTATTTCCTCCAAAAGTTTCGAAATTTCTTCAGGAGAGGGTAATTTTCCTTTGAGTTTTTCTGGCAGTGTAGAAACAATTTTGTACTCAGCAACACCAATGGGCTTGTTTGATTCGCGAAGAGCATATTCTACAATGGTTTTGTTTCTGGATTTGCATAGGATGATGCCGATAGAGGGATTTTCGTGGGGCTGCTTTACGAAATCGTCTAGCTGGGCCAGATAAAACTGCATTTTTCCTATGTATTCTGGGAGGAATTTGCCAATTTTAAGTTCTACTGCGATGAGGCAGTTTATAGCCCGGTGGAAGAGAAGAAGATCGATGAAGTATTCTTCATCTTCTACCTGAATGCGGTACTGACTGCCTATGAAGGTAAACATTCCACCCATTTCCCGGAGGAAAGCTTCCAGTTTTAAGAGAATTTCCTTTTCGAGTTCCTTTTCTGAGTGGAGATCTCCGAGTTCGAGGAAATCGAAAGTATATTCATCCTTAATTGCGAGTTTTGCCTTAGATTGAATTTCTGCCGGGAGGGTTGTTTCAAAATTCGTCTGGTTGAGCAGGGTCTTTTTGTAAGTATCGTTTTCAATCTGAACTATCAGAATATTTTTAGTCCACCCGAATTTCCGGGTTGTACGAAGATAAAATTCGCGTTCAAGGTCATCTTTACACTTTTCCATAATTGCTATATTGTGAGTCCATCCGATTTCTCGCACCAATGGTGCGAGTTTTTGATTGTCGGCATATGTGAGATAAAACATCCTCATGCGCCAGATATTTGAGGCAGAAAAACCCCTTACTCTAGGGAACTCCTCCTGGAGGTCTCTTGAAAGCTGGTCGACAACGGACTTGCCCCATGTCTCACTTTTTTGCCTTTCAACAATCAACTTTCCAATATCCCAGTAAACTGAGATCAATTCCCTATTTACTGCCTTTAAAGCCTCGTACTGGCCTTTAAGTATTCGATTTTTGATTTCTCCAAACAGAGTCTTATATTCAGAAGTTTCAATACCTTTCATATAGTCATCCCGGAAAGCGCTCTCAAAAAGAACTCCAGTTTTCTATTTTTACATGTATACCCAGCCTTAAATATTCTTTACGCATAATTTTCATTAATTTCGTAGCAAATTTCTCGCACCATTGGTGCGAGATTTTAAAAGTTCACATTTCCGGTTTCTGTGATTCTAATTTTAACTTACTCAGGTAACGTTTTTGCGACTAAAAAAACACGTGTTAGGATATTTCTTGCCTGAGTTTGGGATATGTGAATTAGAGGAAAATTAATTCATAAACAGTTTACGCTAACTCATAATCTAATAAAAGTCAGAACCGTCAGAATATTTCTGTAAAAATATATTTCCGGTGCCTGCTGCTTCCCTCTCTCCCAACCTGGTTTTTATTTACAGCGCTAAACAGGGAATAAAAACGTAGAACGGGAAATTTTCAGAGGCAGGGTATATTAAATATCAAAATTACCAGTTATTCTTTATGCAGTTCACAATTAAACTTGAAGAATCTGAGGAAGGAGGCTATACCGCCCGGTGCCTCGAAATTCCTGCCGCTATCAGCGAAGGAGATACAGAAGAGGAGGCACTTGAAAACATTAAGGAAGCTATCCAGCTTGTCCTGGAAGTAACAGGAGAACAGGCTCAGGTACTGGGAGAAATCGCTATAGTGGAGGTTTCAGTTAACTAAATTGCCTTCGACTTCCGGAAAAATAAATTAACAGTTAAGCTCGATCCCCTGCGTGCTTATTGGAAGGTTTATGCTGTTCAGCCCGAGAGCATCAAGGCCTTTGTCAACCAGTTTATTTCTCTTATTGACGCTCATTTTCATTGTCAGCCTGATATTTTCTTCGCTAACTTCTATGCGAGCTTCAAAGTATTTTATGTTCCTCAAGTCCTCTTTTGCAAGGTTGAACCTGTTTGAAGCATCAAGGATCTCGATAGCCATGATCTGGTCATCTTCGCCAATATCAAGGATTATTCCGTCCAGATCTATGGAAGACCTGTACTTCTTGTTGCTTCCGTAAAAGAAAATGCTATCATTTTCGAAATCGTAATCGTACTTAGTTACCAGGGATTCTTGCCTCATCCGGCCGCCTCCTCTTTTTTGCATCTTCAAGGAAACAGGTCACAAGGTTAAGTATTGTTGGATTTGTGCTCTTAATACTTACTATGACGATAAGGTCATAACTCTCGTTTCTTTCGTAATAGAGTTTGAACTTTTCTTGCTCCTGTTTAAGGATACCAACAGGCTGTTCTTTAAGGATTATGTTGTATATTTCATTTAAGTCTGGATGTATTTCACTTTTACGTTCCCGAATTCTTTCTTGAAAATGATATGTAGCACGTAGATTATCTATTTCAATTTCAGATAAACAATTTAATAAAGTGACTACATCCATCCAGTGACCTCACGGTTGCTTTAAAATTTAAGATGTTGTCTTATTCTATTTATAGTCTTAGATTTCTTTTGTCGAAGGTAGGTAACATATTATTTCTGTAAAAATATATTTCCCGAGCCTGCTGCTCCCCTCTCCCCTCACTGCCGTTTTTTAGTTTTTGATCCTGCACCAAATCGGTCTAAGACAAAATTCCTAAATCATGAATTCAAGTATGCAGAATGGCGGAAAGTAGAACCGCGACTGGACGAAGGGGTAGACGAACTCGTAATACATATCGAGTCAATGACAGGAATCAGTGATGAAAGCATGCTTATCTACAGAGAGGTTAAGGAAATCAAAATCAGGTATAGGCAGCAGAAGGATGAGATACAGGCAAGAATTGATGAGCTGAATAAGGGAAAAGAACGGATGTAATGGTGTGTGGTTGGCTTTTCAGGGCAAAGGCTGGAAGTTAAGATACCTTCAATACATTATGTAATTCTTTTGCAGTTACTTTTTCATGCGCTTGCAGGTAGCCTGTAATTTTTCTATTGCCCTTACGTTCTTTTTCTTTAAAGTTCTCTTCTTTTTTTATAGCAAATTTCCGCACTATTGATGCGAGATTTTTATTGTTAGTCTAAGCGAATATAAAGTCCTCAATTCCATTAATTTCCAAAATCCATACCTTTTATAATACTTGAATATTATCTTAAAGTCATAAGAATTATTTCAGGACCTGGTTATGAACCCTTTTTTTAAACAAAAGGAATCTGAAACCCTTGAACTGAAAAAATCCACTGCACAATTGAAACCTGCCGTAATCTCTATAGTTGCTATACTCAACAAGCATCAGGAAGGCAAATTATACTTTGGAGTTAAGGACGATGGGACAGTTGTGGGGCAGGAAATTGGGAATGACACTTTGAGAACCATTTCTCAGGCTATTTCAGCGTACATAGAACCAAAAGTCTATCCCGTTATCCGGCAAGTAACTTTCGAGGGAAAATCTTGCATTGAAGTCGAATTCCAGGGAAATGAAGTACCTTACTTTGCATACGGCAGAGCTTATATTCGCACTTCTGATGAGGACAAGCCCCTGAGTGTAAAAGAACTTGAGAACCTGATACTCAGGAAGAATAAGGACCAATTGAAGTGGGATAGTTCCATTTGCAGGGAAGCAAGTTTAGAAGATATCAGTGAAGAAAAAGTCAGGTCCTTTGTAAAAGAAGCTGGCAAAGAGTACAAAGGGCTTGAAAATTCCCTGAAAAAATTAAAGCTCTCAAAAGACGGAAATTTAACAAATGCCGCAGTCATTCTTTTCGGAAAGAAACCCGAGGATTTTTTCCCTAATGCAAAACTCAGGTGTGCAGTCTTTGCTACAAATGACACTTCATATATCATTGACATGCAGGACTATACAGGTGATCTCTTCTACCTGATAGGTGAGGCTGAAAAATACCTCCTTAAAAACACCCACATTGGAATGCGGCTTGAGGGCCTGAAGAGAATCGACGTCCCTGAAATCTCGAAAGAAGCAATAAGAGAAGCCATAATAAATGCCTTTTGCCACCGGGACTATTATGAATATGATTCCGTAAATGTAGCCGTATTCAAAAACCGTGTGGAAATCAGAAACAAAGGTCTCCTTTATGGAGGACTTACCATCGAACAGATCAAGACCGAAATGGTTTCTGAGCGAAGGAATGAGCTGATAGCTGAAATCTTCCATGAAATTCACTGGATTGAAAAATGGGGCAGAGGAATAAGTCTTATCCTTTCGATGGAACCCGACACTGATTTTAAAGAGGTTGGGACTCAGTTTATTGTAACGTTTAAGAGGAAGTATTTTGAGGATAGTGAGGAAAGAGACGGAGAAAAGGTCGGAGAAAAGGTCGGAGAAAAGGTCGGAGAAACTCTAACCCAAAATCAAGAAGTGATACTCAGTTTGATAAGAGAAAATTCACGAATTTCAGCCAGGGAACTTTCCGATAGAGTAGGCATTTCTGCAAGAAAAACTGAAGAAAACATTTCTAAATTAAAGAAAAAGGGTTTACTCAAGAGAATCGGTTCGGCTAGAGGCGGTTACTGGGAAATCATTGAAAAATGAGGAACTGGAGCCGCCTGTGGGGCTGTCTGAATATTACTGTTTTATTATATTTTCGGGCGGGCTGCTCCCCTTTTTCCCCACCTACCGTTTATTATCTTTTTGATCTTGCCCTAAACCGGTCAGCAACAAAACTCTCTCCATCATAAAATCCTCAAACCGGACCCCTGAATACAAAACCCTTGATAACGACCGGGAATACCTGAGATACCTAATTAAAAAATCTTCGGGAGGAAGTTTTGGAATTTACAGGAAATCCCTGCGTTGAGGAACTGGCTGATGTGAAGGCGGTTGTTGATGCATTTTCCGAGATCAATGGTTTGAGGATATTGTAAGTGTGCAGGAGAGAAAGAAAGAGGAAAGAGGAGGATTTGCTGGTAGGATTTTGCTTATTGGGTTTTTGATAAAGGGGAGGAGTGAAGTTTGTGTAGAGACTTTTTCTCGAAATTCCTTGGTGATTGGAGGCTGATATTGCAAGTAAGGAAAAGATTGAAGAGGTAGCCGAGAACGGAAAGAAGCAATTAAACTCTACTTCGAAGACGAAGACTCTTAGATCTAGGCTGCCGAACAGATTTTTATCATACTTGTAGAGTTTTTCTCTTAAATATAAGAATCTCTTTTTGTTTTTCTAAAAAAGATTGATGCACTCGTTTTTCTATATGGGCAATGACTCACTGTTACTACTTATTTTTCAGCATAGTCTTTTGGTCTTATGGTTTTATGAAGCTTTTAGCAAATTTTTCAAGTATTACCGAACTTGGATGCGCTGATAAGGATACTAGTTTATTTGCGAGCGCAACAGGGAACAAAGAATTATCATACATATCACATTTTAATTGTTCTAGATTCTGCAGAATTGAGTCTAGATTCTTAAAATTTTCTTTTTTTGGATCAAGAACGACAGATTCGTTTTCAACAGGTATAGTTACAACGTATAATCTTTCGTCACGGGATTTGAAAATCAATTTTCCCCCATAATAAGATGTCCTTGCATAGGGATTATCTGGATCAGCTTTGCCGGGAATGATATACTTATATATGTAGTTGTTGTTTATGAGCAAAAGTGTCCCAGATTCCATCTTATTTCCTATTTGAGCGGCGTGTTCTACAAAAGATCCACTTTTTTCAACACCTACTAAATTAAGATCATATTTTTCCAATAAATAGTTAGACAAATCTCTCATTGGTTTATGCATATTCGCGGTGACACTAAAAAATGCTAAAGGCCCCTCTTTGATAAATAATGTTTCTTTCAGCAGAGAGGGCTTTATCCTCAATATTGTTCTAATATAATGAATCAACAATATATGTTCAAGAAGATTGGTAACATATGCTAAAATCCCACCTGCCCCAAATTCATCATCAATTACTTCGTGAAGCCTAAAAACATCTGTTAAATATATTTTTTCGCCACAGTCATCGCAACAGAAAAGATAATTCTCTGACATATCCCTTTTGTTTAATTCAATTCTTTTATTGTTACATTTTGGATTTGGACAACTAGAGAGTGTGTAAGAAGCGATTTCCTTTTTACTGTCGTATTCCCTATATAAAAACCATTTTAGAGTTTCAATGAAATTTTCTTTATTTTCTGTAAAAAACTCATAAAATGTATTTCTAACTGAATTGGTTAAACTTTCATCTTTGTAAGAAATGTTTTTTGTGGGAAGAACAAATTTTAGCCGTTCTATTTTTTTGAGCCTTTCGATATCTTCGGGATCTATAAACGGTTTGTTAGAAAGAGTTTTAAGATCCTTAAGCTCAAAAATCAATGCTCCAAATTGAAAAAAGTTCAAAACACATGATGGAAACTCTCTTCTAATGAAAACCTCTGTATACCCTCCATCTATTGTGATAAAAAGGCTTATAGGGCTTTTTAAATCATAATTGACATCAGCTATAAGATTTTCTTCTCTTAGAACAATCTCATCAGAGCCGCTGGGAAGACTGCATTTATCTAAGAATTCTTTAATATCTTGGTCCCATATTATGTTAGTATGTGACGATTTACTCGCATATTCATTTGGTCTCCTTCCAGCTTGACTTGAATAACTCATCTTAATTCCTCTAAATCAATTTCATCAGCCAAAAATCGATCGATGTGGACTGGTACCACAAAGGAATTCGAATAAGTCTTCATTCTGATGAATCCCTTGTCTGAGGTAGCGTTGAATAGAATTAAATTTTCGGTAAAATCTTTAAAATCATAGTATTTTTTAATTTCTTTTATCTCATCTTCATTGTTTAAATGAGCAATAAACCAATTCTGGGTATTTTTTAATATATTTGAAGATATTGAGCTTACTTCTTGAGTTGCATAGATTAAACCTAAATTTAACTTTGCTCCTTCTTTTGCTATTCGGTTATATATATCACTCATATCTTTATCTTCTTTCTTTGGAAAGAGATTGTGAGCTTCTTCAAAGTAAAATTGTACAAAATTATTTGGTTTATTTCTGGTGAAATTACCCATTGAGTGGTTGAATATTTTACTACATATTCTCTCAGAGTATAGCTTTTGAATTTCCGGATCTCCTTGAGATAAGTCAATTATTATTATTTTACCTTGAGCCAATGCTTCTATTATTTCTTCTTCAAATGGTTTTTCGTTAGTGGCAGTATGTAGATCTTTCATTTTTCTTAGCTTAAGGTAACCACTGATATTTTGTCTGCCAGTTGGATTTTTTTTCTTAGTTAAAAATATTAGTAATGCTTTTAAATCTTCGTCTATCCAATCATGCCCTTTCTTTTTTTTATAATCTTCAAAAAATTCAGAATTAGATTGTTCCCAGATGGTAGTAAACCAACTAGTTGCCTCTTTAAGAGTAATTCCATTCTTTGGATTTATTTTTCCATCTTCTTGCACTAATTTGTTTAGGTTATCATTCCCCTCAAAATAAACTTTATAATTTGTTGGGGGAATCAATCCTGCACTGAATAAGCAACATAAGTATGCTGCTTTCTTCCTCCCATATCTGATTTTATCTGAGTAATCATGTTCGTTTTCTCTAGAAGCTGGTAGTATATTTTTGTCCAGTCTAGGAGATTAATTTCGGGGCTCCTGATTTCCCTTCTTGGTTTTTTGTACTCAGCTCTTATTTCTTCAGATTCATTACTTTCAAGGACATCAATTTTAGGATAAAGGTCAATCTCTACTGGCTCCATTTTTTCATAACTATCAAGCTCAAAAATATGGTTTTTAAATTCCCGGTTGTTATAGTCAGGTATGAGTAACTCTTCCTTTATGTAGGAATCATTAATCTGGATTTTTATTGGGATTTCAATTCTGTTGTCTACAGTCACTCCTTCATTTCTGAGGTAGTATTTGAACTGATCCATATAGTTGGCTTCAATGCCGAAGATGTTCAGAGTTTCAAGCACAGGGATATATTCAGAAGAGCCATCTGTTGCAGTACTCCTTTTTAAGCTCATATTTTTTCCTTTGAGCCGAACACCTCTCCCGAAAAGCTGGATGATCTGCGAGCCTTCACTTTTGCCTATGTTCAAAAGACCCATGTTAGAAACGCGCCAGGAGTTCCAGCCCTCAATGAATTTCTTTGCCCCTATGAGTATATTGATGTTGGAATTGTTTGAGTTGATATCCCTGAAAAGAGAGTAGCTTATATCATCCGAATCAATGCGAAGGTTCAGGATTTTTGCGGTAGTGGGATCTTTGCATTCATTTTCTACACGATCCAAAAACTGGCCATCGCTTCCGATATTGATTACTCCAAAGTATTTTCCAGTTCCGCATTTAAGTGCGATTTCTCCTTTTGCATTTTTAATGTTCACTAGGTAGAGAGGAGCAGAGCCTACAGTGTGGAAAACCTTTTTCAGTATATTGGTATAGATTTCTTCCGGAGATAGCCCGCTTTCACGGAGAAACTTGAGCTTCTGTTCAGGATATTGGGGAGAAAAGATGTCTATCCCTGTGGGATCTTCAAGTCCTGAATTCCCTTCAAAGATATCTTTGATGTTATTTATTACCCAGTTATCTTCGTTTTTGAGGAATTTTCCGAGGAAATTGATCACCTGTAAAACATCAGAAGTTTCAGTGTTTTTATTTACGCTACTCCCCAAAAAAACCCAGAGAGGTTCTGCAATATTATATTCTTGGGTTTCAGCATAGTTGTCATTGAAAATTTTCTTTTGCTGGTAGAAGGAAAGCAAGTTCACGAGCATGAGTTTGTGCTTTATTTCATCAGAATATGCCTTGTCCTTGAGGTTCAAGATTTTGTATTTTTTTCCATATCCGTCTTCAAAGAAGAAGCGATAGGAGTAATCAAAAAGAATTGATTTGCCGTATTCATGAAAAAGTTTCTGTCCCTCTTCGCTCCCTGAAGCTACAGCCTGCCCGAAAGTAGCACTGTATTCAATTTTGAACCCATCGGAAGTGAGCTCATTCCTGAAGTAATTCCATTTCTTTCCACTACTACCTTTGTGTCCTTCATCCACAAAGACCAGGTTCTTTGTCCCGAATTTTTCAATATCTATGGTGACTCCAGAGCCCTTTTTTTCATCGGTAAGTTTATGGATGTCAACCACTTTTATGGTGTTCTCATCTGCAAATTTGGAAAAATCCCCAAACTCTGTGTTTCCAAAAAGCATGCAAGGAATACGGCTTTTCTTCATCTCTTCGATGTGCTGGAAGGAAAGATTTTCGTTTGGGGTGATGAGCAGAATGTTGTCAAATTTAATCCGGTATTTTCCCCTGTTATGTTTTATGAACTGGAGATAATTGAGATGAACGAGGAATGTTTTCCCAGACCCAGTTGCCATCCAGAATGCAAGTTTTCTGAGATCATTTCTTGAATGAATGAATCCACTATTCTCTTCTTCAATTGGACTTGTATGCTCTTTAATGAATCTATACTCAAATTCTGTTAGTTCATTGATAAAATTAACATGATCAGAGAAATATCTATCTAGATCTCCCCGAAAAGCACAGATAGGTATTGGAAGTACTTGAGTTTTATAGGAGTTTCCCTAGACTGGTTGATATGTTCCATATACTCTCTGATGTTGCTGTCATAGTCTTCGAGCATGGGCTTAAGTCTTGGTTCCAGTTTCTTCAGGGAATAAAGAGCATGGAACATGTAGCTTCTCCCTTCTTCATCAAACCCTTCTTCTGTCTGTTTCAGGATCTCTTTCAGTTCTTTAAAATTTTTCATCCCGAAGAGATT
This window of the Methanosarcina mazei S-6 genome carries:
- a CDS encoding RNA-binding domain-containing protein; amino-acid sequence: MNPFFKQKESETLELKKSTAQLKPAVISIVAILNKHQEGKLYFGVKDDGTVVGQEIGNDTLRTISQAISAYIEPKVYPVIRQVTFEGKSCIEVEFQGNEVPYFAYGRAYIRTSDEDKPLSVKELENLILRKNKDQLKWDSSICREASLEDISEEKVRSFVKEAGKEYKGLENSLKKLKLSKDGNLTNAAVILFGKKPEDFFPNAKLRCAVFATNDTSYIIDMQDYTGDLFYLIGEAEKYLLKNTHIGMRLEGLKRIDVPEISKEAIREAIINAFCHRDYYEYDSVNVAVFKNRVEIRNKGLLYGGLTIEQIKTEMVSERRNELIAEIFHEIHWIEKWGRGISLILSMEPDTDFKEVGTQFIVTFKRKYFEDSEERDGEKVGEKVGEKVGETLTQNQEVILSLIRENSRISARELSDRVGISARKTEENISKLKKKGLLKRIGSARGGYWEIIEK
- a CDS encoding type II toxin-antitoxin system HicB family antitoxin, with protein sequence MREFTVVIEQDEDGIYVASVPELPGCHTQAETLDELNRRIKEAIELYLEAEAEKEK
- a CDS encoding DUF2283 domain-containing protein, whose product is MRQESLVTKYDYDFENDSIFFYGSNKKYRSSIDLDGIILDIGEDDQIMAIEILDASNRFNLAKEDLRNIKYFEARIEVSEENIRLTMKMSVNKRNKLVDKGLDALGLNSINLPISTQGIELNC
- a CDS encoding type II toxin-antitoxin system HicB family antitoxin produces the protein MQFTIKLEESEEGGYTARCLEIPAAISEGDTEEEALENIKEAIQLVLEVTGEQAQVLGEIAIVEVSVN
- a CDS encoding PDDEXK nuclease domain-containing protein, whose amino-acid sequence is MKGIETSEYKTLFGEIKNRILKGQYEALKAVNRELISVYWDIGKLIVERQKSETWGKSVVDQLSRDLQEEFPRVRGFSASNIWRMRMFYLTYADNQKLAPLVREIGWTHNIAIMEKCKDDLEREFYLRTTRKFGWTKNILIVQIENDTYKKTLLNQTNFETTLPAEIQSKAKLAIKDEYTFDFLELGDLHSEKELEKEILLKLEAFLREMGGMFTFIGSQYRIQVEDEEYFIDLLLFHRAINCLIAVELKIGKFLPEYIGKMQFYLAQLDDFVKQPHENPSIGIILCKSRNKTIVEYALRESNKPIGVAEYKIVSTLPEKLKGKLPSPEEISKLLEEIK
- a CDS encoding STAS-like domain-containing protein encodes the protein MGKATEEKVKIKIIETAGINCCVAACDGQKVHDKIADAFRKNRIVELSFAETNELTPAFLNSAVGQLYGTFQAEIIEKSLSFTDLDHEDEIVLKRVMERAKVYFEHAYSCRKALRDVIGGEDA
- a CDS encoding type II toxin-antitoxin system VapC family toxin, coding for MPKSVHRATVYPVRRSARLRPGKTLPVKPGPAPIHSIETYDFPEERSYFFDTNIWLYIYGPIGWPDQKSAVYSRALREIRNSNGTIYINCMIISEFINAFSRIEFKQQTTHSRYKDFRNSIGFRPVAEDIASNVKKILRNTLACDNDLKVIDLPEIMSFFEQGKYDFNDLVFAEICRSGEMVFVTHDKDFSELGVEILTANEKLLRR
- a CDS encoding putative DNA binding domain-containing protein produces the protein MTGRPEREEVWDYPLEAVREAVVNAVCHRDYTIMSQIEIRIYDNELIVWSPGGLPPGLTL